A region of Thermovibrio ammonificans HB-1 DNA encodes the following proteins:
- the cas6 gene encoding CRISPR-associated endoribonuclease Cas6, with product MRYCIYLSSESPVYLPIHYNHILRGFLFNLIPQAEKLHFTYSNFFGKKRINKERKRISFLSSFHFYVSIFEDVEIEFPVGTELRLGKNRVRIDKVDAVPVTVNEKSIKVKTLSPVTVFQSLPNGKTLYHRPTNGEFFKKLEEDLKEKTEKLTGIRPEISVQPSPEGVFKKAVVQYRNRFVIEAWKGMFDLEGDPEALRVALTVGLGGRNSQGFGMVATAV from the coding sequence TTGAGGTACTGTATCTATCTCTCTTCGGAATCTCCGGTATATCTCCCCATTCACTACAACCACATACTCAGGGGATTCCTATTTAACTTAATTCCCCAAGCGGAAAAGCTCCACTTTACCTACTCCAACTTTTTCGGGAAGAAGAGGATTAACAAAGAGAGGAAGAGAATTTCGTTCTTATCCTCATTTCACTTCTACGTTTCAATATTTGAAGATGTAGAAATTGAATTCCCGGTGGGAACGGAGCTCCGGCTCGGGAAAAACAGGGTAAGAATCGATAAAGTAGACGCCGTTCCGGTAACGGTAAACGAAAAGAGCATAAAAGTAAAAACCCTCTCGCCGGTAACGGTCTTCCAGAGCCTCCCCAACGGCAAAACCCTCTACCACAGGCCAACAAACGGGGAGTTCTTCAAAAAGCTTGAAGAGGATTTAAAGGAGAAAACCGAGAAACTTACCGGTATCAGGCCCGAAATATCGGTTCAACCTTCTCCCGAGGGGGTGTTTAAAAAGGCGGTGGTTCAGTACCGGAACCGGTTCGTAATAGAGGCGTGGAAGGGGATGTTCGACCTTGAAGGAGACCCGGAGGCCCTGAGAGTGGCACTGACAGTTGGGCTCGGCGGCAGGAACAGCCAAGGTTTCGGCATGGTGGCTACTGCCGTTTAA
- the rsmA gene encoding 16S rRNA (adenine(1518)-N(6)/adenine(1519)-N(6))-dimethyltransferase RsmA: MRLKKRYGQHFLKDRNVIRRIADALPITSDDVVVEIGPGGGALTEELLARNPKALYAIEIDPDWVDYLKERFKDRITVFNADATTFDFSQLGRGLKFFGNLPYNVSTAIIRNLLNHRSAFSGGVFMVQKEVAGRLTATGGKEFGYLPALLQRFFTVKPLFDVPPGAFKPPPKVWSTVVKLEPKEPELSDEELLPFENFLKMAFSHRRKKLKKNIPVKGELPPHLQPLLEKRAEELTGEQLLELFRALKRQ, from the coding sequence GTGAGGCTAAAGAAACGTTACGGTCAGCACTTCCTTAAAGATAGAAATGTTATCCGGCGGATAGCAGACGCCCTCCCTATTACCTCAGACGACGTTGTTGTTGAAATAGGCCCCGGCGGAGGGGCTCTTACGGAAGAGCTTCTTGCCCGAAACCCCAAAGCCCTTTACGCTATCGAGATAGACCCCGACTGGGTAGACTACCTGAAGGAGCGTTTTAAAGACAGAATCACCGTTTTTAACGCCGACGCCACAACCTTTGACTTCTCCCAACTCGGCAGAGGTTTGAAATTTTTCGGAAATCTCCCCTACAACGTCTCTACAGCCATAATCAGGAACCTGCTCAACCACCGCTCTGCTTTCTCGGGCGGCGTTTTCATGGTTCAAAAGGAGGTCGCTGGCAGGCTAACGGCAACGGGCGGAAAAGAGTTCGGCTACCTGCCTGCTCTCCTTCAGAGGTTCTTCACGGTAAAGCCCCTCTTCGATGTACCTCCCGGGGCCTTTAAACCCCCTCCTAAGGTTTGGTCTACGGTTGTGAAGCTTGAGCCCAAGGAGCCCGAACTCTCAGACGAGGAGCTCTTGCCCTTTGAGAACTTCCTCAAAATGGCCTTCTCCCACAGGAGGAAAAAACTCAAGAAGAATATCCCGGTTAAAGGGGAGCTTCCCCCACACCTTCAGCCCCTCCTTGAAAAGAGGGCCGAAGAGCTTACCGGAGAGCAGCTCCTTGAGCTTTTCAGGGCCCTTAAACGGCAGTAG
- a CDS encoding molybdopterin oxidoreductase family protein, giving the protein MKISVCTYCGVGCEIGFENGRVVPVNGVVSKGKLCIKGIFGHQFVNHPDRIRGALVREELLTRYGYAPSSYPNFKGFKLVPYSVAYRITAEELNRLKECYGPHSLAFIGGARTNCESAYLFQRFARQVVGSPHVDNCARICHAPSLKGLRATVGEGAASVPFDEIYNAELIFVLGSNTTEAHPIVSHRVIERVRSGATLAVLDVREIGLFRFAKYKLAIPYESNLLFLNALARVIVERRLYNEPFLRERVENFDEFKEAILKDPLSHPSVFERLPGYSHLAHQIEELAFEIATKRTLFMWGLGITEHTDGSYAVMAIANLALLTGNVGKEGCGLMPLRGQNNVQGACDVGMLPYYLPDYRVPEEIGYKTPEIIDAIDDGRIKALWVIGEDIAHVHPNQSKIRSALKKLEFLAVNELFPCEVTRFAHVVFGVKSCYEKSGVYVNAERRLHLSRPLFETDLPDDWEVINGVASQMGAPFNFKSSEEVWNALREDAPKRFKGATYELLEKDPLNPPQWPVTEEGKGTPILYRESFPTPSGKARLVYTPYKLRGMVKELLERGKLSGFYLTTGRVLPHYNNANQTGRCETLEKFQTFKEDTVYASEADRERLKGAKRVILRSEYGETAPLPLEFNRHLKPGTLFVSFHRAKSRINFLFGDEADELVKTARFKSVKVEVEVVE; this is encoded by the coding sequence TTGAAGATAAGCGTCTGTACCTACTGCGGAGTTGGGTGCGAAATCGGCTTTGAAAACGGTAGAGTTGTTCCCGTAAACGGTGTTGTGAGCAAGGGGAAGCTCTGTATAAAGGGGATATTCGGTCACCAGTTTGTCAATCATCCCGACAGGATAAGGGGAGCTCTTGTTAGGGAAGAGCTTCTCACCCGCTACGGCTACGCCCCTTCCTCCTACCCAAACTTCAAAGGCTTTAAGCTCGTTCCCTATTCGGTTGCTTACAGAATCACAGCTGAAGAGCTTAACCGACTAAAGGAGTGCTATGGCCCCCACTCCCTCGCCTTTATAGGGGGAGCGAGGACGAACTGTGAGAGCGCCTACCTCTTTCAACGCTTTGCCCGCCAAGTTGTAGGCTCGCCCCACGTTGATAACTGTGCAAGGATATGCCACGCACCTTCCCTGAAGGGGCTAAGAGCCACCGTTGGGGAGGGGGCGGCCTCGGTCCCCTTTGATGAAATCTACAACGCAGAGCTTATCTTTGTTCTCGGCTCCAACACCACAGAAGCCCACCCGATAGTGAGCCACAGGGTTATAGAGCGGGTGAGGAGCGGCGCAACCCTTGCCGTTTTAGACGTTAGAGAGATAGGCCTCTTCCGCTTTGCCAAGTATAAACTGGCAATCCCCTACGAGAGTAACCTCCTCTTTTTAAACGCCCTTGCCAGGGTTATAGTTGAGAGGAGGCTCTACAACGAGCCCTTCCTCCGGGAGAGGGTAGAAAACTTTGATGAGTTTAAAGAGGCTATCTTAAAAGACCCCCTTTCCCACCCTTCGGTGTTTGAAAGACTGCCCGGCTACTCCCACTTGGCCCATCAGATAGAAGAGCTCGCCTTTGAGATTGCCACCAAGAGGACCCTATTTATGTGGGGCTTGGGAATTACCGAACATACCGACGGTAGCTACGCCGTTATGGCCATTGCAAACCTTGCCCTTTTAACCGGTAACGTAGGAAAAGAGGGCTGCGGCCTCATGCCCCTCAGGGGCCAGAACAACGTTCAGGGGGCCTGTGACGTTGGGATGCTTCCCTACTACCTTCCCGACTACAGAGTTCCGGAGGAAATCGGCTACAAAACTCCCGAGATAATAGACGCTATCGACGATGGGCGTATAAAGGCCCTGTGGGTTATAGGAGAAGACATAGCCCACGTTCACCCGAACCAGTCTAAAATCCGCTCTGCCCTTAAAAAGCTTGAGTTCCTTGCAGTTAACGAGCTTTTTCCCTGTGAGGTTACCCGCTTTGCCCACGTTGTTTTCGGAGTTAAGAGCTGCTACGAAAAGAGCGGTGTTTACGTAAATGCCGAGCGGCGACTCCACCTTTCCCGGCCGCTTTTTGAAACTGACCTGCCCGACGACTGGGAGGTTATAAACGGAGTTGCCTCCCAGATGGGAGCGCCCTTTAACTTTAAAAGCTCTGAAGAAGTGTGGAATGCCCTCAGGGAAGACGCTCCTAAGCGTTTTAAAGGGGCCACCTATGAGCTCCTTGAAAAGGACCCCCTCAACCCGCCCCAGTGGCCCGTTACAGAGGAAGGAAAGGGGACGCCGATTCTCTATAGGGAGAGCTTCCCAACCCCTTCGGGCAAGGCACGGCTCGTTTACACCCCTTATAAGCTCCGCGGTATGGTTAAGGAGCTCCTTGAGCGGGGCAAGCTCTCCGGCTTTTACCTTACCACCGGCAGAGTTCTGCCCCATTACAACAACGCAAACCAGACCGGCAGGTGTGAAACCCTTGAAAAGTTCCAAACCTTTAAAGAAGACACCGTTTACGCAAGCGAGGCCGATAGGGAGCGCTTAAAGGGGGCCAAGCGGGTTATCCTGAGGTCCGAGTACGGAGAAACCGCTCCCCTGCCCCTTGAGTTTAACCGCCACCTAAAGCCGGGAACCCTCTTTGTTTCCTTCCACCGAGCAAAGAGCAGGATTAACTTCCTGTTCGGGGATGAAGCCGACGAGCTTGTCAAAACCGCCCGCTTTAAATCGGTAAAAGTTGAAGTTGAGGTGGTTGAGTGA
- a CDS encoding citrate/2-methylcitrate synthase encodes MARPEYLLFDRDTKAIFWNLNRNAIQRMLDYDYLVGRSPSIVAIVAPTQSRKFDKFFYGTEEIMIPIYRSTTEAAEAHPEADVLVNFASFRTAYDVAREALNIPTIRTIAITAEGIPERLARDMAARAKQEGKWIIGPATVGGIAAGAFRIGNAGGTLENIVKSKLHRPGSCGLVTRSGGLFNELSNIIARNADGIVEGIAIGGDRFPGSDFLDHLLRFQKNPAVKYMVMLGEVGGELEYMVVEALEKGLITKPLIAWCIGTIAKHFGGEVQFGHAGAKAGADRETADAKNRALREAGALVPESFNDIPDLIRKVYEDLKAKGEIGEIEEPEVPPIPEDYDKARRAGKVRRPTHFICTISDDRGEEATYCGVPISEVVEKGYSIADVIGLLWFKRKFPKWASDFIDMVIKIVADHGPAVSGAHNAKVTARAGKDLISSLVTGLLTIGPRFGGAIDGAAKYFKMAKEKGMDPFEFVEYMKKVEKKPIPGIGHRIKSTKNPDKRVELLKNYAKENFPSTELLDYALEVEKVTTAKKENLILNVDGTIGVLLVDMFRSLGFSEAEIDELIEAGAFNAFFVLGRSIGFIGHILDEKRLAMPLYRHPWDDILYDVKRPEGV; translated from the coding sequence ATGGCAAGGCCCGAATATCTTCTCTTCGATAGAGACACTAAGGCTATCTTCTGGAACCTTAACAGGAACGCTATCCAGCGTATGCTCGACTACGATTACCTTGTAGGTCGTTCACCTTCGATAGTTGCAATTGTTGCTCCCACCCAGAGCAGGAAGTTTGACAAGTTCTTCTACGGCACTGAAGAGATTATGATTCCCATCTACCGCTCAACTACCGAGGCGGCAGAAGCTCACCCCGAGGCCGACGTTCTCGTTAACTTCGCCTCCTTCAGGACCGCTTACGACGTTGCGAGGGAGGCCCTCAACATACCCACAATCAGGACAATTGCAATTACCGCTGAGGGTATTCCCGAAAGGCTCGCCCGCGACATGGCCGCAAGGGCCAAGCAAGAGGGCAAGTGGATAATCGGTCCTGCTACTGTCGGCGGAATTGCTGCAGGAGCTTTCAGAATCGGAAACGCAGGCGGAACCCTTGAGAACATCGTTAAGTCTAAGCTTCACCGCCCCGGCTCCTGCGGACTCGTAACCCGCTCCGGTGGTCTCTTTAACGAGCTCTCAAACATAATTGCCCGCAACGCCGACGGTATCGTTGAAGGTATAGCTATCGGCGGAGACAGGTTCCCCGGCTCAGACTTCCTCGACCACCTCTTAAGGTTCCAAAAGAACCCGGCAGTTAAGTACATGGTTATGCTGGGTGAGGTCGGTGGAGAGCTTGAGTACATGGTTGTTGAAGCTCTTGAGAAGGGGCTTATCACTAAGCCCTTAATCGCTTGGTGTATCGGAACGATTGCGAAGCACTTCGGCGGAGAGGTTCAGTTCGGCCACGCCGGTGCTAAGGCCGGTGCCGATAGGGAGACCGCCGACGCCAAGAACAGGGCCCTCAGGGAGGCCGGAGCACTCGTTCCCGAATCCTTCAACGATATCCCTGACCTCATCAGGAAAGTTTACGAAGACCTTAAGGCCAAAGGCGAAATCGGAGAGATTGAGGAGCCCGAGGTTCCACCCATTCCCGAAGACTACGACAAGGCAAGGAGGGCCGGCAAGGTTAGAAGGCCTACCCACTTTATCTGTACCATTTCCGACGACCGCGGCGAGGAGGCTACCTACTGCGGCGTTCCGATTTCTGAAGTTGTTGAGAAGGGCTACTCGATTGCCGACGTTATCGGCCTCCTCTGGTTTAAGAGGAAGTTTCCCAAGTGGGCTTCCGACTTCATTGACATGGTAATCAAAATTGTTGCAGACCACGGTCCTGCCGTTTCCGGTGCCCACAACGCAAAAGTTACCGCAAGGGCCGGAAAGGACCTTATCTCCTCCCTTGTTACCGGTCTTCTGACAATCGGCCCCAGGTTCGGCGGTGCAATCGACGGAGCCGCTAAGTACTTTAAGATGGCCAAAGAGAAGGGAATGGATCCCTTTGAGTTTGTTGAGTATATGAAGAAGGTTGAGAAGAAGCCGATTCCCGGTATCGGCCACAGGATTAAGTCAACTAAGAACCCCGATAAGAGGGTGGAGCTCCTCAAGAACTACGCCAAGGAGAACTTCCCCTCTACAGAGCTTCTCGACTACGCCCTTGAGGTTGAGAAGGTTACCACCGCCAAGAAGGAGAACCTCATCCTCAACGTTGACGGAACAATCGGCGTTCTCCTGGTTGATATGTTCAGGAGCCTCGGTTTCTCCGAAGCCGAGATTGACGAGCTCATTGAAGCCGGTGCATTTAACGCCTTCTTCGTCTTGGGCCGTTCAATCGGGTTTATCGGCCACATCCTTGACGAGAAGCGTCTTGCTATGCCCCTTTACAGGCATCCGTGGGACGATATCCTCTACGACGTTAAGAGGCCAGAGGGCGTTTAG
- a CDS encoding ATP citrate lyase citrate-binding domain-containing protein, with amino-acid sequence MAQRGIREYDGKRILAEHWNEYFAPEFEYDFKSVLVTPETDLDRLPEQYPWLLEMPLVAKPDMLFGKRGKLGLILFKKEKPCDVDYETVKQWIREKMQEEVEIKGKKGKLTHFLIEPCVPHAPEDEYYVAMTLGYDGDHIYMSAFGGIDVEENWDKVREIVIPPLATEEEIDRLIEENVPEEIKDKEKYADFVKRLYRFFRDMHFAYLEINPLVMVGNKVYPLDFVGRVDDTAQFLVGRKWGELEFPAGFGGELSPEEKYIKEMDEKSGASLKLTILNPEGRIWTLVAGGGASVVYADTVADLGYVKELANYGEYSGNPSRAETREYVKTVLDLMTRHKDPQGRPKILIIGGAIANFTDVAKTFDGIIDAFKEYADKMKEVGVKIYVRRGGPNYEVGLAKIKKAAEELGLPIEVYGPETHMTEIVKKALTENP; translated from the coding sequence ATGGCTCAGAGAGGAATCAGGGAGTACGACGGCAAGAGGATTCTTGCCGAGCACTGGAACGAGTACTTCGCTCCGGAGTTTGAGTATGACTTTAAGTCGGTTCTCGTTACTCCGGAAACAGACCTTGACAGGCTTCCCGAGCAGTACCCGTGGCTCTTAGAGATGCCCCTTGTTGCAAAGCCCGACATGCTCTTTGGTAAGAGGGGTAAGCTGGGGCTTATTCTCTTCAAGAAGGAAAAGCCCTGCGACGTTGACTACGAGACCGTTAAGCAGTGGATTAGGGAGAAGATGCAGGAAGAGGTTGAGATTAAGGGCAAGAAGGGTAAGCTGACCCACTTCCTCATTGAGCCCTGCGTTCCCCACGCTCCGGAAGATGAGTACTACGTTGCAATGACCCTCGGCTACGACGGTGACCACATCTACATGTCTGCCTTCGGCGGAATCGACGTTGAGGAGAACTGGGATAAGGTTAGGGAAATCGTTATACCTCCGCTTGCAACCGAGGAGGAGATTGACAGGCTGATTGAGGAGAACGTTCCCGAGGAGATTAAAGACAAGGAGAAGTACGCAGACTTCGTTAAGCGCCTCTACCGCTTCTTCAGGGATATGCATTTTGCCTACCTTGAGATTAACCCCCTTGTTATGGTCGGGAACAAAGTTTACCCCCTTGACTTCGTTGGAAGGGTTGACGACACTGCCCAGTTCCTCGTCGGAAGGAAGTGGGGTGAGCTTGAGTTCCCTGCAGGTTTTGGCGGTGAGCTCTCCCCCGAGGAGAAGTACATTAAGGAGATGGACGAAAAGTCCGGTGCCTCCCTTAAGCTAACAATCCTCAATCCCGAGGGAAGGATTTGGACCCTTGTTGCAGGCGGCGGTGCTTCGGTAGTTTACGCCGATACTGTTGCAGACCTCGGCTACGTTAAGGAGCTTGCAAACTACGGTGAGTACTCCGGTAACCCCTCGAGGGCCGAGACCAGGGAGTACGTTAAAACCGTTCTCGACCTTATGACACGCCATAAAGACCCTCAGGGTAGGCCGAAAATCCTCATCATCGGCGGTGCTATTGCCAACTTCACAGACGTTGCTAAGACCTTCGACGGAATCATCGACGCCTTCAAGGAGTACGCCGACAAGATGAAGGAAGTGGGCGTTAAGATTTACGTTCGCCGCGGTGGTCCCAACTACGAGGTTGGACTTGCAAAAATTAAGAAGGCAGCCGAAGAGCTCGGTCTTCCGATAGAGGTTTACGGCCCCGAAACCCACATGACCGAAATCGTTAAGAAAGCTCTTACCGAGAATCCATAA
- a CDS encoding NADP-dependent isocitrate dehydrogenase: MAKKPTIIWTKVDEAPALATYSLYPIMKNFVKHAGVELEQRDISLAGRILAQFGYQPDDLAYLGELVWKPEANIVKLPNISASVPQLIEAIKELQSQGYDLPDYPENPQTEEEKEIKAKYDKCVGSVVNPVLRQGNSDRRIAPPVKNYAKKHPHKMRDVSPKSESYVAYMKSGDFYEHEKSVTIKKDGKIRYEFVDKDGNVQVLKEIEVGMGDVIDGTFMSRRKLKEFFEEVINDAKDKDILFSLHVKATMMKVSDPAIFGDAIRVYYKKLFEKHGKELEEIGFDPNKGLIDLENKLSKLSPEKQEEIKKTLEEIYKEQPRLYMVDSDRGITNLHRPNDVIIDASIPAVIKNGLQGWGPSGETDDCVITVPDRSYATMYSEIVEDIKVRGQFDPTKVGTVQNIGLMAMKAEEYGSHDKTFFPPADGKIRIVDEEGNVLMEHEVEKDDIYRSCHTKDIAIRDWVKLAVNRAKETGLPIVFWLDSLRAHDRQLIEKVKEELNKYDLEGVEYYIKPPREAMKFTLERFRKGLDTISVTGNVLRDYLTDLFPIIEVGTSARALSIVPLIAGGGLFETGAGGSAPKHVQQFVKEGHLRWDSLGEFLAFVEALKLAYKQAGSENERILVMAETLSKAVERYLDNDKTPKRKVGQLDTRGSHYWLARYWAEELAAQTKDAELAKIFEPVAAKLIENEEKILSEIAATEGSPKDIGGYYHPDDEKATAAMRPSKTFNEIIDNL, translated from the coding sequence ATGGCGAAAAAGCCCACTATTATCTGGACAAAGGTTGACGAGGCTCCGGCCCTTGCAACCTACTCCCTCTACCCCATTATGAAGAACTTTGTTAAGCACGCAGGGGTGGAGCTTGAGCAGAGGGACATCTCTCTGGCCGGAAGGATTCTCGCCCAGTTCGGCTACCAGCCTGACGACCTTGCCTACCTGGGTGAGCTCGTTTGGAAGCCCGAGGCAAACATCGTTAAGCTCCCCAACATTTCCGCTTCCGTTCCTCAGCTTATTGAGGCTATTAAGGAGCTCCAGAGCCAGGGTTACGACCTTCCCGACTACCCTGAAAACCCCCAAACCGAGGAAGAGAAGGAAATCAAGGCCAAGTACGACAAGTGTGTAGGCTCTGTTGTTAACCCGGTTCTCAGGCAGGGTAACTCCGACAGGCGCATCGCTCCGCCGGTTAAGAACTACGCCAAGAAGCACCCCCACAAGATGAGGGACGTTTCCCCCAAGTCTGAGTCCTACGTTGCCTACATGAAGAGCGGTGACTTCTACGAGCACGAGAAGTCTGTAACTATCAAGAAAGACGGAAAAATCCGCTACGAGTTCGTTGACAAGGACGGTAACGTTCAGGTTCTCAAAGAGATTGAAGTGGGAATGGGTGACGTTATAGACGGCACCTTTATGAGCCGCAGGAAGCTCAAGGAGTTTTTCGAAGAGGTTATCAACGACGCCAAGGATAAGGACATCCTATTCTCCCTCCACGTTAAGGCTACAATGATGAAGGTCTCCGACCCTGCCATCTTCGGAGACGCCATAAGGGTTTACTACAAGAAGCTCTTTGAGAAGCACGGCAAGGAGCTTGAGGAAATCGGTTTCGACCCCAACAAAGGACTCATAGACCTTGAGAACAAGCTCTCTAAGCTCTCTCCTGAGAAGCAGGAGGAGATTAAGAAGACCCTTGAGGAGATTTACAAGGAGCAGCCCCGCCTCTACATGGTTGACTCCGACCGCGGAATTACCAACCTCCACAGGCCCAACGACGTAATCATCGACGCTTCAATCCCCGCCGTTATCAAGAACGGCCTTCAGGGTTGGGGCCCCAGCGGTGAGACCGACGACTGCGTAATCACCGTTCCCGACCGCTCCTACGCTACCATGTACTCTGAAATCGTTGAAGATATTAAGGTTCGCGGCCAGTTCGACCCCACAAAGGTGGGAACGGTTCAGAACATCGGCCTTATGGCAATGAAGGCCGAGGAGTACGGCTCCCACGACAAGACCTTCTTCCCCCCTGCCGACGGTAAAATCAGGATTGTTGACGAGGAAGGAAACGTTCTTATGGAGCACGAGGTAGAGAAGGACGACATCTACCGTAGCTGCCACACCAAAGACATTGCAATCCGCGACTGGGTTAAGCTTGCTGTAAACAGGGCCAAGGAGACAGGCCTTCCAATCGTTTTCTGGCTCGACTCTTTAAGGGCCCACGACAGGCAGCTTATCGAGAAGGTTAAGGAAGAGCTCAACAAGTACGACCTTGAGGGCGTTGAGTACTACATTAAGCCTCCCAGGGAGGCGATGAAGTTTACCTTAGAGCGCTTCAGGAAGGGTCTTGACACCATCTCCGTTACCGGAAACGTTCTCAGGGATTACCTGACAGACCTCTTTCCGATTATTGAGGTTGGAACATCTGCAAGGGCCCTCTCAATCGTTCCCCTTATCGCAGGCGGCGGACTCTTTGAGACCGGTGCAGGCGGCTCTGCTCCCAAGCACGTTCAGCAGTTCGTTAAAGAGGGCCACCTCAGGTGGGATTCCCTCGGTGAGTTCCTCGCCTTCGTTGAGGCACTGAAGCTCGCCTACAAGCAGGCCGGAAGCGAGAACGAGAGAATCCTCGTTATGGCCGAGACCCTCTCTAAGGCTGTTGAGCGTTACCTCGACAACGACAAGACTCCCAAGCGTAAAGTCGGCCAGCTCGACACCCGCGGAAGCCACTACTGGCTTGCCCGCTACTGGGCCGAGGAGCTTGCGGCTCAGACAAAAGACGCCGAGCTTGCCAAGATTTTTGAGCCCGTTGCGGCGAAGCTCATTGAGAACGAGGAGAAGATTCTCTCCGAAATCGCCGCAACCGAGGGCTCTCCCAAGGACATCGGCGGCTACTACCACCCCGACGACGAGAAAGCTACTGCCGCAATGAGGCCTTCCAAGACCTTCAACGAGATAATAGACAACCTGTAG
- a CDS encoding aconitate hydratase produces the protein MGLNIVQKIIKTHLVEGDMTPGKPIAIRIDQTLTQDATGTMAYLHFEAMGLPKVQTELSVSYVDHNTLQAGGPENANDHLFLQTAAAKFGVYFSKAGNGICHQVHLERFAVPGKTLLGSDSHTPTAGGIGMLAIGAGGMDVALAMAGEPFYLTMPKVVRVNLYGKLRPFVSAKDIILELLRRLTVKGGLGRVFEYGGEGVKYLTVPERATITNMGAELGATTSIFPSDEQTYLFMKAQGREAQWRPLQADPDATYDEVIDIDLSELEPLIACPHMPDNVKKVKEVEGLRVHQVAIGSCTNSSYRDLKTVGEMFKRTGKMVHPMVSAAISPGSKQVLRMMDKEGYYDVFLRAGFRILENACGPCIGMGFAPPSGGVSVRTFNRNFYGRSGTKDAEVYLASPETAAATAMKGVITDPRDLGLEEIKVFLPEKFEIDDSMIYAPAADPDEVEIWKGPTINYVGYKEPLGDKLEGEVLLKVGDNITTDHIIPGGAKILPLRSNIPAISEYVYSVVDETFAQRAKEKGGGFIVGGENYGQGSSREHAAIGPMYLGIKAVIAKSFARIHHANLINFGILPLVFVNKEDYDKIDQGDWLEIDLSNFAPGEDNIITVINRTKGISIPTKHGLNKRQVEIIKAGGVLAYVKQKFEKKNRAQ, from the coding sequence ATGGGACTGAACATCGTCCAGAAGATTATCAAAACCCACCTTGTAGAAGGGGATATGACCCCCGGAAAGCCCATTGCCATCAGAATCGACCAGACCCTTACCCAGGACGCTACCGGAACTATGGCCTACCTTCACTTTGAGGCCATGGGCCTGCCCAAGGTTCAGACGGAGCTTTCGGTCTCCTACGTAGACCACAACACCCTTCAGGCTGGCGGCCCCGAGAACGCAAACGACCACCTCTTCCTCCAAACTGCCGCCGCAAAGTTCGGAGTTTACTTCAGCAAGGCCGGAAACGGTATCTGCCATCAGGTTCACCTTGAAAGGTTTGCCGTTCCCGGAAAGACCCTTCTCGGTTCCGACTCCCACACCCCCACTGCCGGCGGTATCGGAATGCTCGCAATCGGCGCCGGCGGAATGGACGTAGCCCTTGCAATGGCCGGAGAGCCCTTCTACCTCACAATGCCCAAAGTTGTAAGGGTTAACCTCTACGGTAAGCTCAGGCCCTTTGTTTCAGCCAAGGACATTATCCTTGAGCTTCTTCGCAGGCTTACCGTTAAGGGAGGACTCGGAAGGGTATTTGAGTACGGCGGTGAAGGGGTTAAGTACCTTACCGTTCCCGAAAGGGCAACGATTACCAACATGGGTGCGGAGCTCGGAGCTACAACTTCAATCTTCCCCAGCGACGAGCAGACCTACCTCTTCATGAAGGCTCAAGGAAGGGAGGCCCAGTGGAGGCCCCTGCAGGCCGACCCGGACGCAACCTACGACGAAGTTATAGACATTGACCTTTCCGAGCTTGAGCCCCTGATTGCCTGCCCCCACATGCCCGACAACGTTAAGAAGGTTAAGGAAGTTGAGGGCTTAAGGGTTCACCAGGTTGCAATCGGCTCCTGTACGAACTCCTCCTACCGTGACCTCAAGACCGTAGGAGAGATGTTCAAGAGAACCGGTAAGATGGTTCACCCGATGGTTTCCGCCGCAATTTCTCCCGGCTCTAAGCAGGTTCTCAGGATGATGGATAAGGAAGGCTACTACGACGTCTTTCTAAGGGCCGGCTTCAGGATTCTTGAAAACGCCTGCGGCCCCTGTATCGGAATGGGATTTGCTCCGCCCTCCGGAGGAGTTTCCGTCAGGACCTTTAACAGGAACTTCTACGGCCGCTCCGGAACAAAGGACGCCGAAGTTTACCTCGCTTCCCCCGAAACTGCGGCCGCAACTGCAATGAAGGGAGTAATTACCGACCCGAGAGACCTCGGACTTGAGGAAATCAAGGTCTTCCTCCCCGAGAAGTTCGAGATTGACGACTCCATGATTTACGCTCCCGCCGCCGACCCGGATGAAGTTGAAATCTGGAAGGGTCCGACAATCAACTACGTAGGCTACAAGGAGCCCCTCGGAGATAAGCTCGAGGGCGAAGTTCTCCTTAAAGTTGGCGACAACATCACAACCGACCACATTATCCCCGGCGGTGCGAAAATCCTTCCCCTCCGCTCCAACATTCCTGCAATCTCCGAGTACGTCTACTCTGTTGTAGATGAGACCTTTGCCCAGAGGGCTAAAGAAAAGGGCGGCGGATTCATCGTAGGCGGCGAGAACTACGGACAGGGCTCCTCCCGTGAGCACGCCGCAATTGGCCCCATGTACCTCGGAATTAAAGCCGTAATTGCAAAGTCCTTTGCCCGTATCCACCACGCAAACCTCATCAACTTCGGAATTCTTCCCCTCGTTTTCGTTAACAAGGAGGACTACGACAAGATTGACCAGGGAGACTGGCTTGAGATTGACCTTTCAAACTTCGCTCCCGGCGAGGACAACATCATTACTGTAATTAACAGAACTAAAGGCATTTCCATTCCCACAAAGCACGGCCTCAACAAGAGGCAGGTTGAAATCATCAAGGCAGGCGGCGTTCTTGCCTACGTTAAGCAGAAGTTCGAGAAGAAGAACAGGGCTCAGTAG